A window of the Chiloscyllium plagiosum isolate BGI_BamShark_2017 unplaced genomic scaffold, ASM401019v2 scaf_84, whole genome shotgun sequence genome harbors these coding sequences:
- the LOC122547757 gene encoding butyrophilin subfamily 3 member A2-like, whose product QFLVVGPGKPIEATVGEDALLECQLVPDISASNMLVQWFKSGLDSPVHVYSHGEDDVTAQHRKYRGRTELFKNELTKGAISLQVKNTTIFDGGEYRCLVDSGIFSEETAVRLNVASLGHQPWIQMKEYRENGIQVVCKSSGWFPRPEIQWISEDGLILSQTERSYEQDSDGLVNVQSIIAVTKQSTKRFKCVVQNKDLGIAREAPIRISDEIFPGAPDWLAPLPVTILCVTVGIAAVIYWSVKHHRHIKGLKLQKTFIECEWKRICDCE is encoded by the exons GTCAATTCCTTGTTGTTGGACCTGGTAAACCTATTGAAGCTACTGTAGGTGAAGATGCTCTGTTGGAATGTCAGCTTGTGCCAGATATATCTGCCAGCAACATGTTGGTGCAGTGGTTTAAATCAGGCCTTGATTCCCCAGTTCACGTATACAGCCATGGGGAAGATGATGTCACTGCTCAGCACAGGAAATACAGAGGGAGGACTGAACTGTTCAAAAATGAACTGACCAAAGGAGCCATTTCTCTTCAAGTAAAGAATACAACGATTTTTGATGGAGGAGAATACAGATGTCTAGTTGATAGCGGAATCTTTTCTGAAGAAACTGCAGTCAGACTGAATGTCGCAA GTTTGGGCCATCAGCCCTGGATCCAGATGAAGGAATATCGTGAAAATGGAATCCAGGTTGTGTGTAAATCCAGTGGATGGTTCCCAAGGCCAGAAATACAGTGGATCAGTGAAGATGGACTTATTTTATCACAAACTGAACGAAGTTATGAGCAGGACTCTGACGGTCTTGTCAATGTCCAGAGCATCATCGCCGTTACAAAACAATCAACAAAAAGGTTTAAGTGTGTTGTGCAGAATAAAGATTTGGGAATTGCACGAGAAGCCCCTATCAGGATATCAG ATGAAATCTTCCCTGGTGCCCCTGACTGGCTGGCACCATTGCCCGTGACCATCCTTTGTGTAACTGTTGGCATTGCTGCTGTGATTTACTGGAGTGTGAAACACCATCGACACATTAAAG GACTAAAACTTCAGAAAACATTCATAGAATGTG